From Nitrosopumilus zosterae, the proteins below share one genomic window:
- a CDS encoding CDC48 family AAA ATPase — protein sequence MSEIVLKIDEIPQQHVGKGRAIVDPKIIEDQKWNTGQILELTYNKKTHVKLWPGTPEEYGAGIIKVDGMTRQNIGAGIGDKISLKSVEAENAEQVVLSPTEKISAEGLQDYMIYNYLNHVFTTGDSVSLNTQMGGRVQFVVTSTKPSKPVIVTEETIFKLGSMTKAVDASVPRITYDELGGLKHEVLKIREMVELPMRHPELFEKIGVDAPKGVLLYGPPGTGKTLLAKAVAGETNAHFISLSGPEIMGKYYGESEEKIREIFSQAEENAPSIIFIDEIDSIAPKRDEVSGELEKRIVSQLLTLMDGMKSRGKVVVIAATNRPDSIDPALRRPGRFDREIEIGIPDTEGRFDILSIHTRGMPIDEKVDLKQISKITHGFVGADLEVLSKEAAMRSLRRLLPEIDLDEEKISSEILQKIKITSEDFRDALKEVRPSALREVQVQIPDVSWDDVGGLDELKEELLEAVEWPMKYKEAFDYVDVESPKGILLHGPPGTGKTLIAKALAKMTESNFISIKGPELLSKWVGESEKGVREIFRKARQAAPCIIFLDEVDALVPRRSSGDSGSHVTENVVSQILTEIDGLEELHNVLIIGATNRLDIVDEALLRPGRFDRIIEVPNPDSKGRQHIFEIHTKKKPLASDVNIGKLVELTEGFSGAEIAAVANRAAITALKRHVGGKSQIIKDIKITQEDLIDSIDKVKPQKKKATIPQSIK from the coding sequence ATGAGTGAAATTGTTTTAAAAATAGATGAAATTCCACAACAACATGTTGGGAAGGGTAGAGCAATTGTTGATCCTAAAATTATTGAGGATCAGAAATGGAATACTGGACAAATTTTAGAATTAACATATAACAAAAAAACACATGTAAAACTTTGGCCAGGTACACCTGAAGAATATGGCGCAGGAATAATAAAAGTCGATGGAATGACAAGACAAAATATCGGTGCAGGAATTGGTGATAAAATCTCACTAAAATCAGTAGAAGCTGAAAATGCAGAGCAGGTTGTATTATCACCAACAGAAAAAATTTCTGCAGAAGGATTACAAGATTACATGATTTACAATTATCTTAATCATGTCTTTACAACTGGAGATTCAGTATCTTTGAATACACAGATGGGTGGAAGAGTTCAGTTTGTTGTAACTAGCACCAAACCATCAAAACCAGTAATTGTTACTGAAGAAACAATCTTCAAACTCGGTTCCATGACTAAAGCCGTTGATGCATCAGTTCCAAGAATCACATATGATGAACTTGGAGGCCTAAAACATGAAGTTCTAAAAATTCGCGAGATGGTTGAATTACCAATGAGACATCCTGAATTATTTGAAAAGATAGGTGTAGATGCACCAAAAGGTGTATTATTATATGGTCCACCAGGAACTGGTAAAACCTTACTTGCCAAAGCAGTAGCTGGAGAAACCAATGCTCATTTCATTTCACTTAGCGGCCCTGAAATTATGGGTAAATATTATGGGGAAAGTGAAGAGAAAATTAGAGAAATATTCTCACAGGCTGAAGAAAATGCACCAAGCATAATTTTCATAGATGAGATTGATTCTATTGCACCAAAAAGAGATGAAGTATCAGGCGAACTTGAAAAGAGAATAGTTTCACAACTCTTAACATTAATGGATGGAATGAAATCTCGAGGAAAAGTTGTAGTAATTGCTGCAACTAACAGACCAGATTCAATTGATCCTGCACTTAGAAGACCAGGAAGATTTGATCGAGAAATAGAAATTGGAATTCCTGATACTGAGGGAAGATTTGACATTCTCTCAATTCATACACGTGGAATGCCAATTGATGAAAAAGTAGATCTAAAACAAATCTCAAAGATTACACATGGATTTGTAGGAGCTGATTTAGAAGTATTATCAAAAGAGGCTGCAATGAGATCCCTTAGAAGACTTCTTCCTGAGATTGATCTTGATGAAGAAAAAATTTCATCTGAAATTCTTCAAAAAATTAAAATCACAAGTGAAGATTTTAGAGATGCATTAAAAGAAGTAAGACCTAGTGCTCTAAGAGAAGTCCAAGTCCAAATTCCAGATGTTAGTTGGGACGATGTTGGGGGTTTAGATGAACTAAAAGAAGAACTTTTAGAGGCAGTTGAGTGGCCTATGAAATACAAAGAAGCATTTGATTATGTTGATGTAGAAAGTCCAAAAGGAATTTTACTTCATGGTCCACCAGGAACTGGTAAAACTTTGATTGCAAAAGCACTTGCTAAAATGACGGAATCTAACTTTATCAGCATCAAAGGCCCTGAACTACTTTCAAAATGGGTTGGCGAATCTGAAAAAGGAGTAAGAGAAATCTTCAGAAAAGCACGACAAGCTGCACCATGTATTATCTTCTTAGATGAAGTTGATGCGCTTGTACCACGAAGAAGCAGTGGAGATTCAGGTTCACATGTAACGGAAAATGTAGTATCTCAAATTTTAACTGAAATTGATGGTCTAGAAGAATTACACAACGTATTGATTATTGGTGCAACCAACAGACTAGATATAGTAGATGAAGCATTGCTAAGACCTGGAAGATTTGATAGAATCATTGAAGTTCCAAACCCTGATTCAAAAGGAAGACAACATATCTTCGAGATTCATACCAAAAAGAAACCACTCGCAAGTGATGTTAACATTGGAAAACTAGTAGAGTTAACAGAGGGTTTCAGTGGTGCAGAAATTGCTGCAGTCGCAAATAGAGCAGCAATTACGGCTTTGAAGAGGCATGTTGGTGGAAAATCTCAAATTATAAAAGACATCAAGATAACACAAGAAGATCTG
- the hsp20 gene encoding archaeal heat shock protein Hsp20 yields MTMFFDSEFDRIFKRMSNSFFNIDDIFEEFKGNGPTTGPYYYGYTMTIGPDGKPVVKEYGNVKPGLLPTSDTREPVVDTIIDEKEKVVKLIAEMPGVEKTDVKVVVENKIVELFAEHDKKKYHAKVPVQQKIDENSAKASYKNGVLEVIFKLIEDEKPKGKTVEVE; encoded by the coding sequence ATGACAATGTTCTTTGATAGTGAATTTGATAGAATCTTCAAGAGAATGTCAAACTCTTTTTTTAACATAGATGACATTTTCGAGGAATTCAAGGGTAATGGTCCTACCACTGGTCCATATTATTATGGATATACAATGACCATTGGTCCAGATGGAAAACCTGTTGTAAAGGAATATGGAAATGTCAAACCAGGACTTCTTCCAACTTCTGATACACGAGAACCAGTAGTCGATACAATAATCGATGAAAAAGAAAAAGTAGTAAAACTCATAGCTGAGATGCCAGGCGTTGAAAAGACTGATGTCAAAGTTGTTGTTGAAAACAAGATTGTGGAACTTTTTGCCGAACATGACAAAAAGAAATATCATGCCAAAGTTCCAGTTCAACAAAAAATTGATGAGAACTCTGCAAAGGCTTCTTACAAAAATGGAGTTTTAGAAGTAATCTTCAAGTTAATTGAAGATGAAAAACCAAAAGGCAAAACAGTGGAGGTTGAATAA
- a CDS encoding ACT domain-containing protein codes for MSIPEIVREIITRNRSIYDCMKMDLINYTALAVKIQPEIEKILGNSVNLNTVVVAIKRYADSFESKDEVKDGSVLKNARLALTDGIMDIKFSVKESGEMDPMAILDKFSKITNNYEFFRLSDSFRFLTEDLEDIRQIFNNVPSREDMFSTGLAKIRISIPNAQNQSDVVSYVAEVLHANGIELVNAFFSQDGIIIILNEKDASRAYDILHSDIMRA; via the coding sequence ATGTCTATACCAGAGATTGTAAGAGAAATAATTACTAGAAATCGATCAATTTATGATTGTATGAAAATGGATCTGATAAACTACACAGCATTAGCAGTAAAGATTCAACCAGAGATTGAAAAAATACTAGGAAATTCTGTTAATCTCAATACTGTAGTAGTTGCAATAAAGCGATATGCAGATTCATTTGAGTCTAAAGATGAGGTAAAAGATGGATCAGTTTTGAAAAATGCTCGATTGGCATTAACTGATGGAATTATGGACATTAAATTTTCAGTTAAGGAATCTGGCGAGATGGATCCTATGGCTATTTTGGATAAATTCTCCAAGATTACTAATAATTACGAATTTTTTAGATTATCTGATTCTTTTAGATTTCTTACTGAAGATTTAGAGGATATACGACAAATTTTCAACAACGTCCCAAGTAGGGAAGATATGTTCAGTACGGGACTTGCAAAGATTAGAATCTCAATTCCTAATGCTCAAAATCAGTCAGATGTTGTCTCTTATGTTGCGGAGGTATTACATGCAAATGGAATTGAGCTTGTAAATGCATTTTTTAGTCAAGATGGTATTATCATCATTCTAAATGAAAAAGATGCTTCAAGGGCTTATGATATTTTACATTCGGATATAATGAGAGCCTAA